A stretch of DNA from Lodderomyces elongisporus chromosome 4, complete sequence:
CTATAATCAATTGCTGTAGAATTAGAGGAAATAGAGATCACGAAGATAAAGGGAAGTGAGGACGAGAAAGTTGCAAGTCTAGTAATTtgctcttttattttattttattttattttatttttttaatttttggtGTGGGGGTAaagtactactactacgAGTCTCGCGGTAATCGCATGCTATCTTTGTTTGCTTTCTAAGTTtaagtttttgtttttcttttactatctttgaagaagagggGAGAAaggagagagtgtgtgagagagagagggagagagggagagggaGAGCTAGGTTGCTCATTCAGTTGTCTACTTGTTTGCGGCAAACTCTGTACCTGGTAGTGATCCATACCGGAGTCGTACATGTCAATATACTTTGAAGAATTTCCATCTATTTACAAGGGTAAgaatgaataaaaagacaaaaacattAAAATATtagaacaaaaattacaaaataaaaaattaaaagagaTTGAAACACGGATTTTAAACAGGCTTAGATTACGAGTTTAGCTAGtcgaatatatatatatatagatatctATTCATCATCGTTCTTCTTATCATCCAATACTCCACTTGCCTTAATCAAGCTATCTATATTTTCGTCGCTCCATATCTTTTGTAAAACTTTACCCTCTTTATCTAAACTCAATGTGGCAAATTCCAACTTCTCACTATTCAAGTTAGAAGCATCCATTGTCTTGGACAAGACTTTAATGGCTAACTCGCAACCTTCTTTCAAAGTCAACTCTTCCTTGTAATCCTTTTTTAGCAAAGTTTGTGCTGCTGAGCTATTAGCTCCAATTGCAGTTGCTTTCCACCCACTAAAGTTTCCCGAAGGATTCGATGTATACAACTGAAACTCGTATCTATCATCCCACCCAGCGTACAAGAAACTCACACCAAAGGGCCTCAATCCACCATGTTGTGTGTAACCTTGCATTATGTTGGCAACTCTCTTGATCAATATCTCGCATGGAATCTCTTCGCTGTATGTTTTTAGATACTGCTGGGCTTGTACCCTTGCATTATTGACCAAGATCGAGGCATCTGCAGTCATTCCTGCTACAGCACAAATCATTTGGTCATTGATTATGTATAATTTTTCAGCACTTCCGTCGTCATCCAATAGTTTTGAAGTAACTTTTTTCTCACAGGCTAGTACGACACCTTCGCTAGTGACTATACCAATTGCGGCACCGGCCATTGAAATAGCTTCTTGTGCATATTCCACTTGATACAATCTACCTTCAGGTGAAAAAATCGTCGTTCTTGAATCGTATCTCCTAGACATTGTAAAGCAGTAACTCTATTATTGACTCGCGTTGGATTTACAGATAAATTATAAGTTCTGGTCCCAATACTAGTCCAGAAACAATTGATGTTTGCCTGTATGAATGTATGAATGTATATATGAAGCTTATATTATGTGTATTCCTTTATGTATTGCAGTATGAATCTCAGTAACACTGCTTTCTTTGACCTCCCTCTACTTGTTATACAAAGTTGGCTTACTGTTAAATTTTGCAGTCTTGAATTGGTGGCGAGTAAATGCTTAAATCGACCGAGATACTCGTGAGCGCTGTTGGATTCcggacaaaagaaaatctaGGTGTGTCGCAAACAGTGTCAGAAGCCTGCCTAAAAACATCATACATAAAAATGTTTTACGTCAATACCTATATTAATTACAGCATTTACAAATAGGCAATAAATAGTCAGTACTGCAATTCTTCTCGCAGATCTAGGCACATACCccagacacagacacagacacagacacagacacagacacagacatctatacatatatacatacttACTTCCTTACTTCCTTACTTACGTGTTGGCACGGTTCTCATCGCAAGATCAATCACCACTATAAACTGCATTAAAATCCACTTTCAAGAGATGATTCAATGTCGGTGTTCATAAGCTCTAACAATATCCCCATTGGATATCGAACACCAGAGTTTCCCTCCTTATTCTGGCCTATTGGACCTACTAGAGGTTCGTATTTAAATTCGTTCCTATACTATTCCTGGGACGTTTGGCGATTTACTGTATACTGgtctttgattttgatgggGGGCTTATACTTTTGTGTTGGACTCGTGGCAATCACGAGTAGTGTCATAAATAATGTGAGACATAAACTACCTGTGGGTCCTTCGAAAATAGCCACAAGTCTTTTGGTATTGACTTTTTATGTGATTACAGGTTTGATCAAAGGTTTTATTGGCGGTGCTATTATTGGTATCATATTGGCCGCGATCTACCAAGCAGGAAGTTTGGCAATGAGTTGTTGGATTCCCTTAACGTGGTCAATTGCACAAATTTTATACGATATCGCCTCATCATACCTGACAAGCTCCATTATTCTATAAAGTTaattgtctttctttttttctttttttccttcttcttcttcttcttcttcttcgtctttgtttttttcttcgtatcaacaaaaaatgatCAATTTAATAACTGGCCAAGATCGATGTAACGAGATAAGGTTCCCAAGTTCAAGCATTGACAAGTATTGTAGATacatgtatacatatacatatacatatacatatatgtgtatatgtatgtagTATAGGACGCGCCGCAATACCTCGCGACAAttttatgttttgttttctgtaCCGCAAAGTTGAAAACCTATTTTATGtatgtttctttatctttcttcttgcaCCTCTTCTAACCGTTCCTATACTCTCCATCTCTGTGACCTTTTCTAGTAACGCACTCGTTAGTATTTCTTACAACAATCTTCTGGTCACCTTAACGAATCCCAATGACGCAGGGATCCTTTGATATCGACTTTATTGCAATCAATCAAATTGCATATACTTTTAATAAGCTCGTGCATAGCAACAATAAGGATGTTTATCGAGACCAACTAGTTGCCAAAGCGAAGGAGACCCTCAAACTAATGGACCAATACCAAGCGATACACCCGTCTTTTAGTTCATTGACTTCATATTTATCGTCACAAGGTATTGCTGATGCAGAACATCTTTACAATGACTCTTGGGCTGCAAGAGTGACAACGTACTCGGAGTCGTTTATGTTGGAATTGGCCGACGAAATTAAAGGAATACATGAAAGCTATAGCAGTGCATTAAGTCAGGAACAAGCATCGGCGCTTTTTGACAAGGTTAGGAAAGGAGTCATTTCACGAATCATTAAAACAGAGTATCTGGATGCACTTCGCTTACTTGATAAATTTGCTTCTGTAGTTGAGTTTTCAAACCAACCACGCGGAAAGGACCATTTCCAGATGAATCGATTTGTTgagtttctctttttgaaGTACGTGGCTACAATATTTAGTCTTGTTTGGTTTCCATTGGATGATAACAAGTACAAAGTAGCATCAGGTGTCTACTTGAAAGAAGGGGACAAGCTATTATATTCTAGTTCCTCTTTCAAACCCTTGGACAAGATCTACATCCTGATAACGACTTATCAGCgaaagaatgaaagtttatttgaagaacaaaatgATGAAACACGCTACTATTGGATTGTTAAGTTTCTAAATTTGAGTCTTTTGTTCAAGCAAATGGACTTTGTGCAGTTCCACAATGAGTTTACAGAATTATTTATAAACCAGAAGGAGGCATTGCAAAATTTGGTTCAGGACACTTCCTTGATCAAAAGCAATTTACTTGTAATGTACGGCATAGTATCGATATTTATGAAGCCGTTCAATCAATTGAGCTTGCTtaatattgaaaatgatgacTTTGTCGAGTTGTACTATGAAGATCCCACAGACATTGAGTTTAAATTTTATAATAAAATAGTAAAACCTTTAGGTGATGGTGACAATCATGAGGTAAAGAAAGCATTTGCCGATGACAACTTTATGCATGAGCTTGTCTCGTATTTGGAATACAATTTGCCAGTGTCAACATCGAAACTTGCTGCCACAACGTGTTCATTTATTGAATATTTAAAAGTGATTATTGATAGTAAACTATTTCTTGTGATTATGTCAAGCACTGCCAATATTACTAGACGGAATATGCTTCGACATCTTGGCTACAGTTTAGAGCTGACGAACGAACTGGAACTTCACGAAGTGTCGAACCATTTACTTGGGTTAATCTCGGCTTTAGGGTTGGGTCAAATTGGTATTGGATACCTTGTAAAAGAGCAGGTATTTTATAATAATGGCCCACCTACTACAATCGAAGAAATTGGCCAAGTGCAAGATAGTATTGACCAAACAAGACACCAATTGCACGGCGACTCGTTAGCTGGACTAATGACTAGTTTGCTTATTGAAAGGCTTTATAATTAGTCTGTCATtctattgctgttgttgttgttgttgttgttgaagtgGTGGTTTTTGTCTATTTATAAGAAAATGCTAAGTTTGATATTAATTGCATGATATGTAGTCTGCCATCGAGAGCATTAAAACGTACTTTGTTCATATCAAATGATATACGGTCTTTAAACAACATTTGGTGAACAAGGTAGCATGTGAACATAATGACGAATACTCCACAATCATCAAAATTCGTTTGTTGGTCGCACTGCATATGTAGAATCCTGATCTTGCTTCCTTTcttaattaattttttacaattttcGAGTTTTTCACAGAGCAATTGCAACTGTCGTTCTTCATTTACATTATCGTCTACTCTCATGGAATCATAGACATAGAGTGTATTCTCTAGCAAGGATAATACCCCCAAGGCCCAGTGATCACCATTATTTGAACCTTCAAGGTTAATTTCTTCGAGAGGTTCTTCAATATAATTTattggaagaaaaacaaatttcaGTTTTAGTAAATCGTTCATTGGCAATAACGTTTCAATACTTTCTGCTGGAAAATGCTGGATTAGCTGGATTAAacttggaaaaagaagacatACTTGATTGGCAAAATCTCGGCACCTGCCAGAGTTTATAAATGCTTGTGTTATAAGCTCATAAACAAAGGATATGTCATTATCGTTGAGCCATTCTCCAGGTAAGATATGCTCCAAATCAGATTTGTATATAGCGATTGAATggtattgaaaaattttgaaatcgCGAGCCTTAGCGGAATGATTCCCGTTAGCCTTTGctttcccttttcttcttcctttttcgTCTCTGCTCTCACTACAGTCACCATTCGTACTTCCTTCTCCATCTTGGGTCTCGCTTGCAGCCTTGTTTAGTATAATATTGGTAAAAATATGTTTTATATCCCTCTTGGCCAAAAATGGCTTAAACGATGTGTCACTTTCAACTTCTAAACCAGTCTCTTCTAACTCGGTTTGTCGTTTCAACTGCCGCTTTCTTTGAGCATTAACTTTTTTCAACTGACGTAGTTCACGCTTCTCCAGTtttgacaatttttttggagatggtgcagaagaagctgattgtgatgatgatggtaatgatgatgatgatgatgatggtggtggttgtagtaattgttctttctctagagcttcttcatcattatcatttaGCTTATACTTGTTGCTATCTTTCTCAAATTCTGGTAAAAACGACGACCATGGAAGGCATTCTAATCCATTGGTAACCTTCGACTCTCTTGATTCTTGGTCTACGGTTTCCTCATAAGCAAGACAAAATCCCTTATGCTCCTTCCATTCAATCACACTCATCATTTAAAACATggacgaaaaaaaaaaaaaaataaagaatgaaatatagaaacaaaaaatagaaattgagaaaaaactcttaaaaaaaaaattatgtAAATAAATGAACTTTCAATCTATGTAGCTTTATTTGAAGTAATCAAGTTTTGttaatttggaaaatgtgTCTATTTACGTCATCGTAGCATTGTTGATGTGCATTGTCTATACAAACGAATTCTCTGTCTAAagcccaaaaaaaagaagcaaagaaaagaaaaaaaaaaaaaaaagaaagaaaagaaaagaagaggaagatgaagaaggaaatACAATGAAATAAATAGATCGAGATTCTTCTCAACAATTAGTTCAAAATTCGTAAAGATTGTAGATCATTTGGCAGTCGTTGATATTCAACCCAATTGATCCACTTGTCCTTTCCACACATATAGACATATACCTTAAACAAACACTTTACGCcaataatttctttttcaacctCTTTCCTTCACTAACACcaacacatacacataaatacatatacataaataATCTAAATGCACCCAATAATTTCTAGGATCAGTACAGCTGGTTTACGACTAGGCAGTAACTTCTCAAAAAGAAGCATTTCCGTCAAAACTCGACCCAAGGTTGATATCAAATTGGGCCAGCCCACGTTTGAAACGAGGCCCCATATTATCCCGCAACCTGGGAATCTCACGCCCGGAATATCGGCATTGGAGTATTTCAACCGTCGATTAAAACTAGCAGCTCAATTACCTGATAATTCTCTTGCAATAATTATTGGTAATAGTGTGCAATATAGCTCTGGAGCGGTTTTCTACGATTTTCAACAGAATAATGACTTTTACTACTTAACTGGTTGGTTGGAGCCTGATAGCGTGATGGTTttagagaaaaaaggaactGGTAGTAGAGATGAGGACGTGGCCTTACACATGCTTGTGCCTCCAAATGACCCACAACGTGAACAGTGGGAAGGTGCCAAGTCGGGGTTGGAGGGTGCCTATGAATTTTTTAATGCTGATTACGTGGAAGATATCAGTAAAGCTCCTGTGTATATAAGAAAGCTATTATCGTCTACCAGCAATGTCTTTTATGATAACCAAAGCAATGGAGGACATTTAACGTCCAAAAGTTCAACATTTAAGCTGTTCTTCAATCTTGGAGGAACAGATAGCAAGAACCAAACTTTGAATGACGTCATCATGAATTGTGGCAAGCCTGTAAACCCGTTGAAGAAGCTTGTTGCGCTGCAACGTAGCGTTAAGTCGCCAGCTGAGATAGAAGTTATGTATGCTGCAGGTCAGATTTCGAGTCGTGCCATAAACAAGGCTATGGGCCAAGTAGCTACCACTGCACCATTTCGTACTGAAAAAACATTGGCCAAATATTTGGAGTATCAGTTTGTTAAAGGTGGATGTGACAGGCAAGCATATATTCCAGTTGTCGCAAGTGGATCAAATGCATTGGGTATACATTACACTAGAAACGATGATATATTGTATGAAGATGAAACCGTGTTTGTTGATGCCGGTGGTAAATTGGGTGGTTATTGCGCGGATATTTCTAGAACATGGCCAAATTCTTCCAACGGCTTCAGCGAGCCGCAAAAGGATATTTATAGTGCTGTATTGAATACAAACAAGGCATGCATTGATCTATGTGACGAGAGTCAAAACTGCTCATTGCATGATATTCATGAGTTTTCTGTTAGtacattgaaaaaagaactcAGTAATATTACCGGATTCCAGCATGTTACAGCAGCAGATGTTAGACAGCTTTACCCCCATTATATTGGACACCATCTTGGATTGGATTTGCATGATGTACCATCGGTATCAAGATTTGACAAGTTAAAAGAAGGCAATGTCATTACTATCGAGCCAGGTTTGTATATACCTGAAACTGATGCATGGCCCAAGCTGTTTAGAGGTATAGGAGTTCGGGTTGAGGATGATATTGCCATTGGCAAAACTGCGGGTGAAACTATCAATTTAACTAGTGGTTGTGTAAAAGAGATTGCTGGTATCGAGTCTTTAGTGTCCAAAGGAATCACAACACCTGGTATAGATGATGAAGTGGTGGTCTTGGACATATAGAAGAATATTggatatatataagtaataaaaatgataataatgataataatgataatagtAGCACTAGTAATGGTAGTACTGGTAATAGTAGTTCTAGTAATTGTGGTAGTAGCAGTATAATCTTGAGTGCTATTACTTCGACTACCGAATCTACTGCGTCATTCATTTgctttcaaaatcaaaattctATTTACACAAAATCTTATAAATATCGCGCACTTTAACGACCTAAATTGAGCAAAAGGGAGTTTGAGGCCGAAGCACCCTCAGAACCACCAGCACCTGTTCCATTGCTTGGCAAGTATGTCACATTTGGAGATCCTGCCAAAGTTGTAGCGATATCTTTCGAAGCTTCGAGTCTTCTAATCATAAGCAACCCGTCGCCTGCCTTGGCCAACGCCTTGGACACAACATCTGCCGACTCTGCTTCACCTTCTGCTCTAATAATACTTgcctttttctcttgttcCGCCTTTTCAACCAAGTACTTCGATCTCTCTGCATCTTGTTGTGCAATTTGTTTCTGCTCCACTGCCTTGGTGAATTCTCGGCCAAATGTCATATGGGTAATTGAAACATCTTCCAATTCGATATGGAATTCGTTGGCTCTTCTCGCCAACTCCTGTCTGATTCTAGCCGAAACGACTTCTCTTTGCGTGATCAATTCTGCAGCATCGAATTGTGCAACAATAGCTTTCAAAATTTCATTACCAATAGCAGGAAGGACCCTTTCGTCGTAATCCAAGCCCAAGGTTTGGTAAATAGTAGGTAATTTGTTGATATCAGGTCTTGTCAAGACACGTAAAGTGATGGAGAcattttgcaaatcttTTGACCCGGTGGTTGTGGTGATGACTTTAGGTTTGATCCGCACATCAAAGATGATTGCTTTCTGCAACCATGGTATAAGGAAATGTGTACCTTCGCCAATGACTCTTTGCTCCACACCTTGCAAACGGTCAAACAAGACAGCCTTTCTTCCTCCTGCAACGTCGTACATCGACGATTGTGCAATTGCAAATGCTACACCAGCGGGTAATGCAATCTTGGAAACAATTTCTGCAATCCTTTGAGACATCTTTGAATGTTGTCGGTgttagtagtagtagtggtggtggtggtgtaagtgttggtgttggcgGTCGTTTTCGTAGTAAGTAGTTAATGTAGCAACAATTGAGCCTTACTGTTAAGGCGCTATGGTGCGGAAAATTTTGGAAGTTCTGGTGCGAATGGCAAACGTGAACTCTCCACTCCTTCTTCCCTTTTCTCATtcgttttctctttctctctctctctcacatacacacacacacacactctctctctctctctctttattcTCGCTTTGCCTCCCCTCCCTCGGGGTATGTACGCTACCTTTTTAGTATATACTAAGCAATTACGTGTGTCAACTCTTGGTTGATCCTTTAGACCCAGTCACTGGAGGTAAGAAACGAAGTTTAAATTAAGAGGAATGCGAGAGGTTTGCATCTAAGaaaggtaaaagaaaaagagaggggaaaagcaaattttttttttaattaaaaGCTGTGATTTTGAGTGTGTTGAAAAACaggggaaaaagaaaaagaagaatcaCAATAAAGCAATATGTTTTCGCCTAAGAGTCTCTGAAAATTTCATTTGCACCCAAGGCAGCTTAGTAGTATATAGAGCTGCTACTTTTGCTCATTACTTGACAAGTCTATTAACTAACCTATTGGTCAAGTATACAAAAGATCGATGGGTTGATTGATGGatttaaaaaattcaatttaTCAAGTGTGTGAGTGGGACAAATGTATGAATCTATGCTTCTATATCAGAATATGGGTCGTGTTAATTGGTTCGGTCTTAGAGACATGAAGCCAGCGCTCACCTTACGcgaaaaaagaggaaagaaaaagaaaaaggaaaaatagTTCAAAAATCCTCGACAAAACTCTCACCATATATAAAACTTCCCTGCTGTTGTTCATAAGTCtataaaacaaatttttctaatcaatcaatcaatcaaactAACTATCTAACTAACTAACAAACAAACCGGATCAGATCAGGTCAACACATATCATACgaaatcaaatcaatacTAAATAACGTTAGTTTAAGACAACTtacaataaataaaatataataaataaaatcgAATTCAAAATGTCTGCTTCATTAGATAAATCATTAGATGATATCATTTCATCGAGCAAAAAGACTTTCAAGTCTAGAAGACCTGGTGCAAAAGTTGGCGCCAAAAGTAACCAAAACAAGGTTGGCAAAAAGTTGACAAAtggcaaagcaaaaaagccAGCCACTGTTTCATTCAACAAGCCAAAAgccgctgctgctgttgctgccgCTGCTCCCGCTATAGATTTGAGCTATGCTACAAAGGTAAATGTCACGGGTTTACCAAGAGATTTGAAACATGACAATGTTAGGGTATGTTGCTTTTAACAAAAGTTAcgaatttgtttttttttttttacagaAGGAAATGTTGTGCTAAAATAATTTTACTGCATCATTTTTCATGGGTTATCAATCTGGGTGTTAATGGGTAATATGGACACATGGAGGATCTCGGGAACTTCATCACTGCAGGTCAGTAAGTGAAGTATTGGAAAGTGTTTTGTCACAATAATCGGGGATCTATTGGGTGTATGGAAagcatttttatttttgttatttaaCAAAGCTACGTCTATCTGATAGGAGCCGAATGTCTCATTCTGAtgctttttcaaatactaGCATCTGTTGGGCTGGGATGCAAACTTGAGAAGACGGTTGTGCTATATTCACGAACTGATGATGTGTGGTTTTCATCCATACTTATTTACTAAGTTCGTTATGAGCATCAActtaaactttttttttccttctccccccctcctccttgctccaaaaaaaaaaaaatagagaggAAGTTTGCATTAAGTCAtaagtttgttttttgaatcttatctttttttgttccttaGATTCACTGAGTCTGATTGGATGGATAACGATAAATGAACTTGTGTCTTGATAGTTGAGGATTGAGTATGATCCTTTCTCTTCAACAAACAAGCCTCATTAGATTGGTGGACTGGTACAAAGGGTATTGGAATAGATCgaggttttggtttttgcaCCTTATTTTCTGCGTTTTGCAAATTTAAGGAGCTGCTAAACctcatttcatttctacTTTGCAAATGATTACAAGTCTTAACTCGAGTTATTGGTTAGACTTTGAAAATTAGTTTCATTTGACTCGACTTTACTTGACTTGACTCAATCTGATCTGATCTGGTTAAATGATTTATTGATTAATTGAATAATTGGTTGAGTGATAGTTTTATTAAATTGTTGCTCAATTTCTTATACAAGTATCTCGATTGAAACTAAGCACGTGACTTTTGTTAGTTAACGGCACATTCTTTCCATGGAACAAACCCTCACCAGTCCTCATTCCAATAATGAGGGGTCACACTTTCTATAAGAGACCATTTGTCTATCCAGATGATCATATGATAGACGCACTTCCAATCGATCCCTGTTTGATCCCCATTTGATCCCCATTTGATCCCTGTTTGATCCCTGTTTGATccctatttctttttcatttcttatttcttcatttcaAAGACCTTGAGTACCATTTATAGGTTTTTGGCAATTTGAAGATGCACTTCACCCTTCATTTCTCcgtaaataaagaagaaaaaagcaaattgTATAACATGGTAGAAACCAATAtttaagaaaataaaacagagagagaaagagaaacagaATGACTAACAAAATATAggaattttttcaatcacAAATTGGAGGTGTTAACAAAGTTGACATGAGCTACAACGAAAAAGGTCTATTTAAAGGATACGCCACtatcattttcaaatctaGCAAGAACGCTGCTTTGGCTGTCGAGAAGTACAACGGTGCCTCAATCGATGGTGGTGCAGGTAAGTTGAAGTTGGAATTGATTATTGACACTTCAAAGAAACCATTGGCTGCTAGAATTACTGCTAAGCCAGTACAGCAAGTTAGAACACCAAAAGCTGGTGCAAAGGCTGGTGCCAAAAAAGTGTTGGTCAAGAAGAATGCTGTTAAGGCCAAGAAGGCTACTAAGAAgccacaaaagaaaaagactgTAGAAGAGTTGGACCAAGAGATGGCAGATTActttgaaaattaaaattttgCTGCTGGTATCATTATAGTTGCAGTGGTTGTAGTGGTCAATAAACTCGTCTAGTTCgacccccaaaaaaaaaataagaaaaaaaaaaaagaaaaaagttgttgtcttttttttgacttcCCAGtagttttcctttttttttgccttatCAGCCTCATAGGCAAGTATTCAAATTGAATAATCCgaattttgcttttgtatacatatataaaaaaatatacttTAATAATAAGGTTTTATGTAGTATCATTATGTGAtgttgtatttgttgtGAGAATTGTctatgtgtttttttgtttttaatttgcATTTCGTAAAAAGCAATACCATCAGAGATGTATCTTCATTATACCTATAGGGTGTATGTGACCATTTGGTCTGTCTCGctgattgttttttgtcACTTTAATTTTAAGTACTTTTTTCACTACACGATAAAGagcagaaaaaagaaaaaaaaaacaattagagaaaaaaaaaaattagccGAGAGTATGGTTTGGTAATATTTATGTACCACAAATCATAAACAACACGAAGGGTCCAataattgtttctttatcgGCGAACATCAACTTTCTTCGCTAGGCACTCCATTGAACAAGTCATCATATACATCAACAATTTATCGACAAAAGCAAcctgtttttttctatttttgaaaaaaaagataaaaataaaggtaGAAATCTAaactaaaataaaagaaaaaaccaaaaaggaaaaggaaaaggaaaaggagaaaggaATACCAATTTTCTTGCAAAATCTTGActctttgaaaaaagaaacaaaaaaaaaagatgccAAATTTGGAATATATACTCACTGCTGAGTTTCATATCGATAAGGGCCCCAGTCTCACATATCAGTACCCCAATGAGATTCCTGGTCTTCAAAATCTTTACTTCTTGCCTGAGCTAATGCTTCCCGACCAGATtcacaaaagaaatgaagacTTCacgttgttcttgttgtatCGAAATCTCAACACTGGAGAGTTTCAATACTTGTACAATCGAAATACATGTGAGAGTGAGCCATACTTTTTATACACTAT
This window harbors:
- the PRE9 gene encoding Proteasome subunit alpha type-3 (MEROPS:MER0000554); the protein is MSRRYDSRTTIFSPEGRLYQVEYAQEAISMAGAAIGIVTSEGVVLACEKKVTSKLLDDDGSAEKLYIINDQMICAVAGMTADASILVNNARVQAQQYLKTYSEEIPCEILIKRVANIMQGYTQHGGLRPFGVSFLYAGWDDRYEFQLYTSNPSGNFSGWKATAIGANSSAAQTLLKKDYKEELTLKEGCELAIKVLSKTMDASNLNSEKLEFATLSLDKEGKVLQKIWSDENIDSLIKASGVLDDKKNDDE
- the ICP55 gene encoding aminopeptidase (MEROPS:MER0013463; BUSCO:EOG09261XGL) translates to MHPIISRISTAGLRLGSNFSKRSISVKTRPKVDIKLGQPTFETRPHIIPQPGNLTPGISALEYFNRRLKLAAQLPDNSLAIIIGNSVQYSSGAVFYDFQQNNDFYYLTGWLEPDSVMVLEKKGTGSRDEDVALHMLVPPNDPQREQWEGAKSGLEGAYEFFNADYVEDISKAPVYIRKLLSSTSNVFYDNQSNGGHLTSKSSTFKSFFNLGGTDSKNQTLNDVIMNCGKPVNPLKKLVASQRSVKSPAEIEVMYAAGQISSRAINKAMGQVATTAPFRTEKTLAKYLEYQFVKGGCDRQAYIPVVASGSNALGIHYTRNDDILYEDETVFVDAGGKLGGYCADISRTWPNSSNGFSEPQKDIYSAVLNTNKACIDLCDESQNCSLHDIHEFSVSTLKKELSNITGFQHVTAADVRQLYPHYIGHHLGLDLHDVPSVSRFDKLKEGNVITIEPGLYIPETDAWPKSFRGIGVRVEDDIAIGKTAGETINLTSGCVKEIAGIESLVSKGITTPGIDDEVVVLDI
- the PHB1 gene encoding Prohibitin-1, subunit of the prohibitin complex (Phb1p-Phb2p); this translates as MSQRIAEIVSKIALPAGVAFAIAQSSMYDVAGGRKAVLFDRLQGVEQRVIGEGTHFLIPWLQKAIIFDVRIKPKVITTTTGSKDLQNVSITLRVLTRPDINKLPTIYQTLGLDYDERVLPAIGNEILKAIVAQFDAAELITQREVVSARIRQELARRANEFHIELEDVSITHMTFGREFTKAVEQKQIAQQDAERSKYLVEKAEQEKKASIIRAEGEAESADVVSKALAKAGDGLLMIRRLEASKDIATTLAGSPNVTYLPSNGTGAGGSEGASASNSLLLNLGR
- the YRA1 gene encoding RNA-binding RNA annealing protein yields the protein MSASLDKSLDDIISSSKKTFKSRRPGAKVGAKSNQNKVGKKLTNGKAKKPATVSFNKPKAAAAVAAAAPAIDLSYATKVNVTGLPRDLKHDNVREFFQSQIGGVNKVDMSYNEKGLFKGYATIIFKSSKNAALAVEKYNGASIDGGAGKLKLELIIDTSKKPLAARITAKPVQQVRTPKAGAKAGAKKVLVKKNAVKAKKATKKPQKKKTVEELDQEMADYFEN